In one window of Acidovorax sp. HDW3 DNA:
- the cobN gene encoding cobaltochelatase subunit CobN: protein MHLLSTRPGGYVDDGGQGVVRVVQTPGDIVILSAADTTLSLLSDAAQQLPADFPRVRLANLMWLRQPASTDMYLDEVLRHARAIVIDHLGGHSDWAYLVEQVQQLARRNQQWLALFSGDNQPDAQLIARSTAAAADCHQLWRCLREGGRDNALGFYALIAHAALGQGQRPPPAQPLPQVLDYRSTQPLPERPGAPLALLLFYRAHAQSGNTAVFDALLHALWQQGLNVRALALDSLKTPATLAAVQALAAAQGVDVVLNATSFAIVALDAGDASTAPAPVLLAGDAPVLQLITAGGAREQWQEDPHGLTPRDLAMHVVLPEVDGRITTRAVSFKGLAHRCERTEVDVVRYQPEYERIAFVAELARRWCRLRHTPAPDKRLALILANYPHNDARLANGVGLDTPASTVAIVQALQAAGYDLGSQPLPEGSDALMYALVQGVTNDLDANAQRPALQSLSMDDYLADFARLAPASQQAVTALWGAPAHDPMVRAGRFMVPGLRLGKVFIGIQPARGRDAELASRYHDADLVPPHAYLAFYFWLRRSFAIDAVVHVGKHGNLEWLPGKSVALGADCWPDAILGPLPHLYPFIVNDPGEGSQAKRRTQAVIIDHLMPALTRAESYGPLQALERSMDEYYEALQLDPRRAQRLRTVMLEQVLAAGLQQELGFAAPSTDAEREALLARLDAYLCEIKESQIRDGLHTLGQSPTGRLRTDTLVALARNASGQGTGQGGLLAALAHDLGLQGFDPLTPDWAAPWQGPRPALLQAASDAPWRHAGHTRERLELLAAQWVAEHAAPDAPLPDAAAWPQAAPVLQHLRERIAPRLDASGANEMRQLLRGLDGRFVPAGPSGAPSRGRPDTLPTGRNFYSVDTRAVPTPMAYEMGRLAAERVIERHLQDHGSYPDSVGLTVWGTSTMRTGGEDIAQALALIGVRPQWAPGSNRVVDVEVLPMAIAQRPRVDVLLRVSGFFRDAFPNVIALFDAAVQAVAAIPEEDESDEVNPIRARVQRDAALAQAQGATLAQAQRQASWRVFGPRPGGYGAGLQELIHSGRWQGRADLGQAYLRAGSFAYGQDSPGLPAPASFAQRLSGVQAVLHNQDNREHDILDSDDYYQFHGGMAAAVEHLAGALPALYHGDLSVPGAPRIRPLAEEVARVVRARAVNPKWLDGVKRHGYKGAFEIAATVDYLFAFDAAADVVADHQYALVADAYLHDDDTRAFLQQHNPQALRSVAERLLEAMVRGQWQEPGAHRERIQQHLLALEQHLEDSEPSAGDTA from the coding sequence ATGCACCTGCTCTCCACCCGCCCCGGCGGCTACGTGGACGACGGCGGCCAGGGCGTGGTGCGCGTGGTGCAGACGCCGGGCGACATCGTCATCCTGAGTGCGGCCGACACCACGCTGTCGCTGCTCTCCGACGCCGCGCAGCAGCTGCCCGCCGACTTTCCCCGCGTGCGCCTGGCCAACCTGATGTGGCTGCGCCAGCCGGCCTCGACCGACATGTACCTCGACGAGGTGCTGCGCCACGCGCGCGCCATCGTCATCGACCACCTGGGTGGGCACAGCGACTGGGCCTACCTGGTCGAGCAGGTGCAGCAGCTGGCGCGCCGCAACCAGCAGTGGCTGGCACTGTTCTCGGGCGACAACCAGCCCGACGCGCAGCTGATTGCACGCAGCACCGCCGCCGCTGCCGACTGCCACCAGCTCTGGCGCTGCCTGCGCGAGGGTGGGCGCGACAACGCGCTGGGCTTTTACGCGCTCATCGCCCACGCCGCCCTGGGCCAGGGCCAGCGCCCGCCGCCGGCGCAGCCGCTGCCCCAGGTGCTGGACTACCGCAGCACGCAACCCCTGCCCGAGCGCCCCGGCGCGCCGCTGGCGCTGCTGCTGTTCTACCGCGCACACGCGCAGTCGGGCAACACGGCAGTGTTCGACGCCCTGCTGCACGCCCTGTGGCAGCAGGGCCTGAACGTGCGTGCCCTGGCGCTCGATTCGCTCAAAACCCCGGCCACGCTGGCGGCGGTGCAGGCCCTGGCCGCCGCGCAAGGCGTGGACGTGGTGCTCAACGCCACCAGCTTTGCCATCGTCGCGCTCGACGCCGGAGATGCCAGCACTGCCCCCGCCCCCGTGCTGCTGGCGGGCGACGCGCCGGTGCTGCAGCTCATCACGGCCGGCGGCGCGCGCGAGCAGTGGCAGGAAGACCCCCACGGCCTGACGCCGCGCGACCTGGCCATGCACGTGGTGCTGCCCGAGGTCGATGGCCGCATCACCACGCGCGCCGTCAGCTTCAAGGGCCTGGCGCACCGCTGCGAGCGCACCGAGGTGGACGTGGTGCGCTACCAGCCCGAGTACGAACGCATCGCCTTCGTCGCCGAGCTGGCGCGCCGCTGGTGCCGCCTGCGCCACACACCGGCGCCGGACAAGCGCCTGGCGCTCATCCTGGCCAACTACCCGCACAACGACGCGCGCCTGGCCAATGGCGTGGGGCTCGACACCCCGGCCTCCACCGTGGCCATCGTGCAGGCGCTGCAGGCGGCGGGTTACGACCTGGGCAGCCAGCCGCTGCCCGAGGGCAGCGACGCCTTGATGTACGCCCTGGTGCAGGGCGTGACCAACGACCTGGACGCCAACGCCCAGCGCCCGGCGCTGCAAAGCCTGTCCATGGACGACTACCTGGCCGACTTTGCCCGCCTTGCGCCCGCCAGCCAGCAGGCCGTGACCGCGCTGTGGGGCGCGCCCGCGCACGACCCCATGGTGCGCGCCGGACGCTTCATGGTGCCCGGCCTGCGGCTGGGCAAGGTGTTCATCGGCATCCAGCCCGCGCGTGGGCGCGACGCCGAGCTCGCCAGCCGCTACCACGACGCCGACCTGGTGCCGCCGCACGCCTACCTGGCGTTCTATTTCTGGCTGCGCCGCAGCTTTGCCATCGACGCCGTGGTGCACGTGGGCAAGCACGGCAACCTGGAATGGCTGCCGGGCAAAAGCGTGGCCCTGGGCGCGGACTGCTGGCCCGACGCCATCCTGGGCCCGCTGCCGCACCTGTATCCCTTCATCGTCAACGACCCGGGCGAGGGCAGCCAGGCCAAGCGGCGCACGCAGGCGGTCATCATCGACCACCTCATGCCGGCGCTCACCCGCGCCGAGAGCTACGGCCCGCTGCAGGCGCTCGAGCGCAGCATGGACGAGTACTACGAAGCCCTGCAGCTCGACCCGCGCCGCGCCCAGCGTCTGCGCACGGTGATGCTCGAACAGGTGCTCGCCGCCGGCCTGCAGCAGGAGCTGGGCTTTGCCGCGCCCAGCACCGACGCCGAGCGCGAGGCGCTGCTCGCGCGTCTCGATGCCTACCTGTGCGAAATCAAGGAATCGCAGATCCGCGACGGCCTGCACACCCTGGGCCAAAGCCCGACCGGGCGGCTGCGCACCGATACGCTGGTGGCGCTGGCGCGCAACGCCAGCGGCCAGGGCACGGGGCAGGGCGGCCTGCTGGCCGCGCTGGCGCACGACCTGGGCCTGCAAGGGTTCGACCCGCTGACCCCCGACTGGGCCGCGCCCTGGCAGGGCCCGCGCCCGGCGCTGTTGCAGGCGGCAAGCGATGCGCCCTGGCGCCACGCCGGCCATACGCGCGAACGCCTGGAGCTGCTGGCCGCGCAATGGGTGGCCGAGCACGCCGCGCCCGATGCACCACTGCCGGACGCCGCTGCCTGGCCGCAGGCTGCGCCCGTGCTGCAGCACCTGCGTGAGCGCATCGCGCCACGCCTGGACGCCAGCGGCGCCAACGAAATGCGCCAGCTGCTGCGCGGGCTCGATGGCCGCTTTGTGCCTGCTGGCCCCAGCGGCGCACCGTCGCGCGGGCGGCCCGATACGCTGCCCACCGGGCGCAATTTCTACTCGGTCGATACCCGCGCCGTACCCACGCCCATGGCCTACGAGATGGGGCGGCTCGCTGCCGAGCGCGTCATCGAGCGCCACCTGCAAGACCACGGCAGCTACCCGGACAGCGTCGGCCTCACCGTGTGGGGCACCAGCACCATGCGCACCGGCGGCGAGGACATCGCCCAGGCGCTGGCGCTGATCGGCGTGCGCCCCCAATGGGCGCCAGGCAGCAACCGCGTGGTCGATGTGGAGGTGCTGCCCATGGCCATTGCCCAGCGCCCGCGTGTCGATGTGCTACTCCGCGTCTCGGGGTTTTTTCGCGACGCCTTTCCCAACGTCATCGCGCTGTTCGACGCCGCCGTGCAGGCCGTGGCCGCCATCCCTGAAGAAGACGAGAGCGATGAGGTCAACCCCATCCGTGCGCGCGTGCAGCGCGACGCCGCTCTCGCCCAGGCCCAGGGCGCCACGCTCGCGCAGGCGCAGCGCCAGGCCAGCTGGCGCGTGTTCGGCCCGCGCCCGGGGGGCTATGGCGCCGGGCTGCAGGAGCTGATCCACAGTGGCCGCTGGCAGGGCCGCGCCGACCTGGGCCAGGCTTATCTGCGCGCCGGCAGCTTTGCCTACGGCCAGGATTCGCCGGGCTTGCCCGCGCCGGCCAGCTTCGCCCAGCGCCTGTCGGGCGTGCAGGCGGTGCTGCACAACCAGGACAACCGCGAGCACGACATCCTGGATTCGGACGACTACTACCAGTTCCACGGCGGCATGGCCGCCGCCGTCGAGCACCTGGCCGGCGCGCTGCCCGCGCTCTACCACGGCGACCTGAGCGTGCCCGGTGCGCCGCGCATCCGGCCGCTGGCCGAGGAAGTGGCCCGCGTGGTGCGCGCGCGCGCCGTCAACCCCAAATGGCTGGACGGCGTCAAGCGCCACGGCTACAAGGGCGCGTTCGAGATCGCCGCCACCGTGGACTACCTGTTCGCCTTCGACGCCGCCGCCGATGTGGTGGCCGACCACCAGTACGCGCTGGTGGCCGATGCCTATCTGCACGACGACGACACCCGCGCCTTCTTGCAGCAGCACAACCCGCAGGCGCTGCGCAGCGTGGCCGAGCGCCTGCTCGAAGCCATGGTGCGCGGCCAGTGGCAGGAGCCCGGCGCGCACCGCGAGCGCATCCAGCAGCACCTGCTGGCGCTGGAACAACATCTGGAAGACAGCGAGCCCAGCGCCGGAGACACCGCATGA
- the cobW gene encoding cobalamin biosynthesis protein CobW, with amino-acid sequence MQLQKIPATIVTGFLGAGKTTLLRHLLTQAQGRRIAVIVNEFGELGIDGELLRACGIGCDESGQDNGQLFELANGCLCCTVQEEFAPVMEQLAARRGQIDHLVIETSGLALPKPLVQAFQWPQIRNAFTVDAVVTVVDAPAVLAGLFAENPVAVDAQRRADENLDHETPLSELFEDQLASADLVVLNKLEGLDAAAVAQIEAQVRAEAPAGVQLVHARHGQVAPELVLGLGRAVEDVIDARKTHHDEEDDHDHDAFDSVAVTLQVDDRDRLLAVLAALVQRHEIYRAKGFVALPGAAMRLVVQGVGQRFDSQFDRPWRADEERTSRLVLIGDHLDGPALQQELQAALGGF; translated from the coding sequence ATGCAACTGCAAAAAATCCCCGCCACCATCGTCACCGGCTTCCTCGGTGCCGGCAAAACCACGCTCTTGCGCCACCTGCTCACCCAGGCCCAGGGTCGGCGCATCGCCGTCATCGTCAACGAATTTGGCGAGCTGGGCATCGACGGCGAGCTGCTGCGCGCCTGCGGCATCGGCTGCGACGAGTCCGGCCAGGACAACGGCCAGCTGTTCGAGCTGGCCAACGGCTGCCTGTGCTGCACGGTGCAGGAAGAATTTGCGCCGGTGATGGAGCAGCTGGCCGCGCGCCGTGGCCAGATCGACCACTTGGTGATCGAAACCTCGGGCCTGGCCCTGCCCAAGCCGCTGGTGCAGGCTTTTCAGTGGCCGCAGATCCGCAACGCCTTCACGGTGGACGCCGTGGTCACCGTGGTCGATGCGCCCGCCGTGCTCGCCGGGCTGTTTGCCGAAAACCCCGTGGCCGTGGACGCGCAGCGCCGCGCCGACGAGAACCTAGACCACGAGACACCGCTGTCCGAGCTGTTCGAGGACCAGCTCGCCAGCGCCGACCTGGTGGTGCTCAACAAGCTCGAAGGGCTGGACGCCGCCGCCGTGGCGCAGATCGAAGCGCAGGTGCGCGCTGAGGCCCCGGCGGGCGTGCAGTTGGTACACGCCCGCCACGGGCAGGTTGCGCCCGAGCTGGTGTTGGGCCTGGGCCGCGCGGTCGAGGACGTGATCGACGCGCGCAAAACCCACCACGACGAGGAGGACGACCACGACCACGACGCCTTTGATTCGGTCGCCGTCACGCTGCAGGTGGACGACCGCGATCGGTTGCTGGCCGTGCTCGCCGCGCTGGTGCAGCGCCACGAAATCTACCGTGCCAAGGGCTTCGTCGCCCTGCCGGGCGCGGCCATGCGCCTGGTGGTGCAGGGCGTGGGCCAGCGCTTTGACAGCCAGTTCGACCGCCCCTGGCGCGCGGACGAGGAGCGCACTTCGCGCCTGGTGCTGATCGGCGACCACCTGGACGGCCCGGCACTGCAGCAGGAGCTGCAGGCGGCGCTGGGCGGGTTCTGA
- a CDS encoding ATP-binding protein, with product MTAPHPLTFPFSALVGQAALQQALLLAAIDPAIGGVLIAGPRGTAKSTSARALAALLPGAPFVTLPLAASLEQLVGTLSLQDALQNGQVVLSPGLLARAHGGVLYVDEVNLLPDALVDAMLDAAASGTNTVERDGISHQHPARFVLVGTMNPEEGELRPQLLDRFGLAVTLGNPQDAATRQAIVRARLQFEAAPQALLAAHAPAQARLVDVIASARARLATLDWSDAVHQRAAELALQAGVDGVRADLVMLRAARALAALEQRERVLPADVDAVAELALAHRRGAGGAPPPAQTPTPPPPASQAPQPSPPPQPEGDWGALPPEPQALVRCVNTGAWPAKKA from the coding sequence ATGACCGCTCCCCATCCTTTGACCTTTCCCTTCAGCGCCCTGGTGGGCCAGGCCGCGCTGCAGCAGGCGCTGCTGCTCGCCGCCATCGACCCGGCCATTGGCGGCGTGCTCATCGCCGGCCCGCGCGGCACGGCCAAATCGACCTCGGCGCGGGCGCTGGCGGCGCTGCTGCCGGGCGCGCCCTTCGTTACCCTGCCGCTGGCGGCCAGCCTGGAGCAGCTCGTTGGCACGCTCAGCCTGCAGGACGCGCTGCAAAACGGGCAGGTCGTGCTCTCGCCCGGCCTGCTGGCGCGCGCGCATGGTGGCGTGCTCTACGTCGATGAGGTCAACCTGCTGCCCGACGCGCTGGTGGACGCCATGCTCGACGCTGCCGCCAGCGGCACGAACACGGTCGAGCGCGACGGCATCTCGCACCAGCACCCGGCGCGCTTCGTGCTGGTGGGCACCATGAACCCCGAGGAAGGCGAGCTGCGCCCGCAGCTGCTCGACCGCTTTGGCCTGGCCGTCACCCTGGGCAACCCGCAGGACGCTGCCACGCGCCAGGCCATCGTGCGCGCGCGATTGCAGTTCGAGGCCGCGCCGCAGGCCCTGCTGGCAGCACACGCGCCCGCGCAGGCCAGGCTGGTGGACGTGATTGCCAGCGCCCGCGCCCGCCTGGCCACTTTGGACTGGAGCGACGCCGTACACCAGCGCGCCGCCGAACTGGCCCTGCAGGCCGGCGTGGACGGCGTGCGCGCCGACCTCGTCATGCTGCGCGCCGCCCGCGCCCTGGCGGCGCTGGAGCAGCGCGAGCGCGTGCTGCCCGCCGACGTGGACGCCGTGGCCGAGCTGGCCCTGGCCCACCGGCGCGGCGCGGGCGGGGCGCCGCCGCCCGCGCAGACGCCCACGCCGCCACCACCGGCATCGCAGGCACCGCAGCCGTCGCCGCCACCGCAACCCGAGGGCGACTGGGGCGCGCTGCCGCCCGAGCCGCAGGCGCTGGTGCGCTGCGTCAACACCGGGGCCTGGCCGGCAAAAAAAGCCTGA
- a CDS encoding ABC transporter substrate-binding protein produces MGAKGPLVLPALAAACCLAGGAALAQQRIVTVAPSLTESVCALGYCERIVGTDRYSTGPGPVADLPKVGGLADASLERIVALRPDLVLLGPRTRLDERLAQLGIAVQSFNVRTHAEQQAMLRALGHTLGETARAEALIAQIERELNAAAARVPARLRGRSVYVEIGLGPKAASSATFIGETLVRLGLVNIVGADQGFFPRVNPEWIVRRSPDLIIGPAAMLSNLAQRPGWAQLPAVRGQQVCALDAERMALLERPGPRLGEAAHMLVDCLRAFP; encoded by the coding sequence ATGGGCGCCAAAGGCCCCCTGGTGCTGCCTGCGCTGGCGGCGGCCTGCTGCCTGGCTGGCGGCGCCGCCCTGGCGCAGCAGCGCATCGTCACCGTCGCGCCCTCGCTCACCGAATCGGTGTGCGCGCTGGGCTACTGCGAGCGCATCGTCGGTACCGACCGCTATTCCACCGGCCCCGGCCCGGTGGCCGATCTGCCCAAGGTGGGCGGCCTGGCCGACGCGTCGCTCGAACGCATCGTCGCCCTGCGCCCGGATCTGGTGCTGCTGGGCCCGCGCACGCGGCTCGACGAGCGCCTGGCCCAGCTCGGTATTGCGGTGCAAAGTTTCAACGTGCGCACCCACGCCGAGCAGCAGGCCATGCTGCGCGCGCTGGGCCACACGCTGGGCGAGACGGCGCGCGCCGAGGCGCTGATTGCGCAGATCGAGCGTGAGCTCAACGCCGCCGCCGCACGCGTGCCGGCGCGCCTGCGCGGGCGCAGCGTGTATGTGGAAATCGGCCTGGGGCCGAAGGCGGCGAGCAGCGCCACCTTCATCGGCGAGACGCTTGTGCGCCTGGGGCTGGTCAACATCGTCGGCGCCGACCAGGGGTTCTTCCCGCGCGTCAACCCCGAGTGGATCGTGCGCCGCAGCCCCGATCTCATCATCGGCCCGGCCGCCATGCTCTCCAACCTGGCCCAGCGCCCCGGCTGGGCGCAGCTGCCCGCCGTGCGCGGCCAGCAGGTGTGCGCGCTCGACGCCGAGCGCATGGCGCTGCTCGAGCGCCCTGGCCCGCGCCTGGGCGAGGCGGCGCACATGCTGGTCGATTGCCTGCGCGCCTTCCCCTGA
- a CDS encoding VWA domain-containing protein, whose translation MPLRAPLLHVIALDSSGSMHQRARLGQAKGYAAALIAQAARRGDAVALLVFGGQGVQLLLGPGPARASGVARVRPLGGGGGTPLVAALAQAEQLCAQAARRGQESWLWLLTDGRSSAQPPAPRTPQQRVLVDFDDPLRPAGHCAAWAERWGAQYRQPLVGGPEFF comes from the coding sequence GTGCCGCTGCGCGCGCCGCTCTTGCACGTGATCGCGCTCGACAGCTCGGGCTCCATGCACCAGCGCGCGCGCCTGGGCCAGGCCAAGGGCTACGCCGCCGCGCTCATCGCCCAGGCCGCGCGCCGGGGCGACGCGGTGGCGCTGCTGGTCTTTGGGGGCCAGGGCGTGCAGCTGCTGCTCGGGCCTGGCCCGGCGCGCGCCTCGGGCGTGGCGCGGGTGCGGCCCTTGGGCGGCGGCGGCGGTACGCCGCTGGTGGCTGCGCTGGCGCAGGCCGAGCAGCTGTGCGCCCAGGCTGCGCGCCGGGGCCAGGAGAGCTGGCTGTGGCTGCTGACCGATGGCCGCAGCAGCGCCCAGCCGCCCGCGCCGCGCACGCCGCAGCAGCGGGTGCTGGTCGATTTTGACGACCCGCTGCGTCCCGCCGGCCACTGCGCTGCCTGGGCCGAGCGCTGGGGGGCGCAGTACCGCCAGCCCCTGGTGGGCGGGCCTGAATTTTTTTAA